The following are encoded in a window of Desulfovibrio aminophilus genomic DNA:
- a CDS encoding DnaA ATPase domain-containing protein, which produces MKEVLRQHLSQTCSEQELRRWFDPLSLNMDEDGRCLEIGFPHAYFARWFEEGIRDRFEALLATFMGDGCSVRYREQRSNGTAPASRTAPRAVDFPFDPQFTFETFMVNKKNYFPLASAREVAKQAGTLFNPFVICGAGGSGKSHLLRAIANEISKRHDPGRILLTSMQDIQNSYEGDRVAARARLGDHDFLFVDDLHLLRNTPDLQQEMISVFNHFHENRKQMVFTSPATIASCDFLDPMLRSRLEWGLIVTLKQPDLEVRVNYVQERCRTKKLMLSREQMLTLAQRFHDFRYLQGILLKLTAYRELVRKELDERDFEQILNNTEEKTAEALSPRTVISIVAENQGVNPKDILGSRRNQNIALARQMAMFLCRDLLGLSFPALGRAFGGKDHSTVLYSVKKIEQIQQDDQSLKKVLKDLKRKCLLAGEQGPAA; this is translated from the coding sequence GTGAAAGAAGTCCTTCGACAACACCTCAGCCAGACCTGTTCCGAACAGGAGCTCCGGCGCTGGTTCGACCCCCTCTCCCTGAACATGGACGAGGACGGCCGCTGCCTGGAGATCGGCTTTCCCCACGCCTATTTCGCGCGCTGGTTCGAGGAGGGCATCCGGGACCGCTTCGAGGCCCTGCTGGCCACCTTCATGGGCGACGGCTGCTCGGTGCGCTACCGCGAGCAGCGCTCCAACGGAACGGCCCCGGCCTCGCGCACCGCTCCCCGAGCCGTGGACTTCCCCTTCGACCCCCAGTTCACCTTCGAGACCTTCATGGTCAACAAAAAGAACTACTTCCCCCTGGCCTCGGCCCGGGAGGTAGCCAAGCAGGCCGGGACCCTGTTCAACCCCTTCGTCATCTGCGGGGCCGGGGGATCGGGCAAGAGCCACCTCCTGCGAGCCATCGCCAACGAGATCAGCAAGCGCCACGACCCCGGCCGCATCCTGCTGACTTCCATGCAGGACATCCAAAACAGCTACGAAGGGGATCGGGTGGCGGCCCGCGCGCGCCTGGGGGACCACGACTTCCTCTTCGTGGACGACCTGCACCTGTTGCGCAACACCCCGGACCTCCAGCAAGAAATGATCTCAGTCTTCAATCACTTCCACGAAAACCGCAAGCAGATGGTCTTCACCTCGCCCGCGACCATCGCCTCCTGCGACTTCCTCGACCCTATGCTCCGCTCGCGCCTGGAATGGGGCCTCATCGTGACCCTCAAGCAGCCGGACCTGGAGGTCCGGGTGAACTACGTGCAGGAGCGCTGCCGGACCAAGAAGCTCATGCTCTCCCGGGAGCAGATGCTCACCCTGGCCCAGCGCTTCCACGACTTCCGCTATCTCCAGGGCATCCTGCTCAAGCTCACGGCCTATCGCGAGCTCGTGCGCAAGGAGCTGGACGAGCGCGACTTCGAGCAGATCCTGAACAACACCGAGGAGAAGACCGCCGAGGCCCTTTCGCCCCGGACCGTCATCTCCATCGTGGCCGAAAACCAGGGGGTCAACCCCAAGGACATCCTGGGATCGCGGCGCAACCAGAACATCGCCCTGGCCCGCCAGATGGCCATGTTCCTCTGCCGCGACCTGCTCGGACTGTCCTTCCCGGCCCTGGGCCGGGCCTTCGGTGGAAAGGACCACAGCACGGTCTTGTATTCAGTCAAAAAAATAGAGCAAATACAGCAAGATGATCAGTCTTTGAAAAAGGTGTTAAAAGACCTGAAGAGAAAATGTCTCTTGGCCGGGGAACAAGGCCCCGCGGCCTGA
- the dnaN gene encoding DNA polymerase III subunit beta has protein sequence MFLKVKRDEIIEGLQKSANIIPAKTGAAFLRTIWLKADAGALSVMSTDSNLEFCGSYPGVIQEDGLAGVQGRAFYDLVRKLPAGTEITLRTDAEKQNLVVEQGARRYKLPVNDPEWFQKFSAFPENGTIFWSGDLLNEIIDRVAFCVSDEDSMEAIACLYMLPSQAGPMDEGKRVEVCGLNGHQFAMFSFINDDVHSLLPEEGILIQKKYILELKKWLSGDEIELSISNKRLFFRTGDKKETFSLPLSYYQYPNFRGFLTKLQEQGSSSLHAKRLEMIDALERITIFNTDTNRCTYFTFRPEETILASQGQETGTATETLEAGFSGSIQHIAFPTKNLIEILNHFGSENVGFVLTGPEAPCGVTGENDPDYQVILMPMMIQEETYYSEDNA, from the coding sequence ATGTTTTTGAAGGTGAAGAGGGACGAAATCATCGAGGGCCTGCAGAAGTCCGCCAACATCATCCCGGCCAAGACCGGCGCGGCCTTTCTGCGCACCATCTGGCTCAAGGCCGACGCGGGCGCCCTGTCCGTCATGTCCACGGACTCCAACCTTGAGTTCTGCGGCTCCTATCCCGGCGTGATCCAGGAGGACGGCCTGGCCGGCGTCCAGGGCCGCGCCTTCTATGACCTGGTGCGCAAGCTGCCCGCCGGGACCGAGATCACCCTGCGCACCGACGCCGAGAAGCAGAACCTGGTCGTGGAGCAGGGCGCGCGGCGCTACAAGCTGCCGGTGAACGACCCCGAATGGTTCCAGAAGTTTTCGGCCTTCCCGGAGAACGGGACCATCTTTTGGTCCGGCGATCTGCTGAACGAGATCATCGACAGGGTGGCCTTCTGCGTCAGCGACGAGGACTCCATGGAGGCCATCGCCTGCCTGTACATGCTCCCTTCCCAGGCCGGGCCCATGGACGAGGGCAAGCGCGTGGAGGTCTGCGGCCTCAACGGCCACCAGTTCGCCATGTTCAGCTTCATCAACGACGACGTGCATTCCCTGCTGCCGGAAGAGGGCATCCTGATCCAGAAGAAGTACATCCTGGAGCTCAAGAAGTGGCTCTCCGGAGACGAGATCGAGCTGTCCATCAGCAACAAGCGGCTCTTCTTCCGCACCGGGGACAAGAAGGAGACCTTCAGCCTGCCCCTGTCCTACTATCAGTATCCCAACTTCCGGGGCTTCCTGACCAAGCTCCAGGAGCAGGGCTCCAGCAGCCTGCACGCCAAGCGCCTGGAGATGATCGACGCGCTCGAGCGCATCACCATCTTCAACACGGACACGAACCGCTGCACGTACTTCACCTTCCGGCCCGAGGAGACGATTCTCGCCAGCCAGGGGCAGGAGACGGGCACGGCCACCGAGACCCTCGAGGCGGGCTTCTCCGGCTCCATTCAGCACATCGCCTTCCCGACCAAGAACCTGATCGAGATTCTGAACCACTTCGGCAGCGAGAACGTGGGCTTCGTGCTCACCGGGCCCGAGGCCCCCTGCGGCGTCACCGGGGAGAACGACCCCGACTACCAGGTGATCCTCATGCCGATGATGATCCAGGAAGAGACTTACTACAGCGAGGACAACGCCTAG
- a CDS encoding aminotransferase class IV translates to MIVHFKGAFRDGPLPLDPGSTGLRFGLGAFETLLYNGRALCRLEAHLERLGRSLAALDLTPEPQDHRAVLAEVVRRNGLEGRHARVNLFCFEETEEAPARFLSTAAPYDPAPLSPLRLRPCPELHESRLCGHKTMNHAPFILARRRARALGFDDALLLDRDGLMLETAAAALVVARDGGLAAPASALRLPSIALAAAREVLDIAEEPLRLEDLASARHVFVCNSLMGMRPVASVGQWTFPPDEKVCRLATRAIREE, encoded by the coding sequence GTGATCGTCCACTTCAAGGGAGCGTTCCGCGACGGGCCCCTGCCCCTGGACCCGGGGAGCACGGGTCTGCGCTTCGGGCTGGGGGCCTTCGAAACCCTGCTGTACAACGGCCGCGCGCTCTGCCGCCTGGAGGCCCATCTGGAGCGCCTGGGCCGATCCCTGGCGGCCCTGGACCTGACGCCCGAGCCCCAGGACCACCGCGCGGTCCTGGCGGAAGTGGTGCGCCGCAACGGCCTGGAGGGTCGGCACGCCCGGGTGAACCTGTTCTGCTTCGAGGAAACCGAGGAGGCTCCGGCCCGGTTCCTCTCCACGGCCGCGCCCTACGACCCGGCCCCGCTGTCGCCGCTGCGCCTGCGGCCCTGCCCGGAACTCCACGAGTCCCGGCTGTGCGGGCACAAGACCATGAACCACGCGCCCTTCATCCTGGCCCGCCGCCGGGCCCGGGCCCTGGGCTTCGACGACGCCCTGCTCCTGGACCGCGACGGCCTGATGCTGGAGACGGCCGCGGCGGCCCTGGTCGTGGCCCGCGATGGCGGTCTCGCGGCTCCGGCCTCGGCCCTGCGCCTGCCCTCGATCGCCCTGGCCGCCGCCCGGGAGGTCCTGGACATCGCCGAAGAACCTCTGCGCCTGGAAGATCTGGCCTCGGCGCGGCACGTCTTCGTCTGCAACTCGCTCATGGGCATGCGGCCGGTGGCCTCCGTGGGCCAATGGACCTTCCCCCCGGACGAGAAAGTCTGCCGCCTGGCCACCCGGGCCATCCGCGAGGAATGA
- a CDS encoding chorismate-binding protein, with protein MPLPRAASACLDRQAFAGLAARLARDLDADLLLSGAGWPGEEACLAGLGPLAEHVPNPRDPKPGLRAFLAAHPGPALGFLTYPLGLDLRGVPSAKPRALPPGLFRKYAALVSWRHSDGRLDILGADPGLTRELARLAAAPPPLPAWNPPPKAPAAASLDRDGYMRAVEQTLEHIRDGDAYQCTMSIRFGRDFPARLGPDLLLRLWLRRPAPFMAWFRHGPLALLSVSPERFLRLDGGRALSQPIKGTASCLEDDPALAAALRASPKEDAELSMIVDLMRNDLSQNCAPGSVRVDRHKAVFRVDRLLQMHSDVSGALRPGRDGADLLLDAFPPGSVTGCPKRRALEIMERLEPHCRDIFCGCFAVLRENGDLDSSVAIRTALLDARSDRLDFFAGSGIVVDSRPELEYEETVAKADNFLRLEDL; from the coding sequence TTGCCCTTGCCGCGCGCCGCCTCGGCCTGTCTTGACCGGCAGGCCTTCGCCGGTCTGGCCGCGCGCCTGGCCCGCGACCTGGACGCGGACCTCCTGCTCTCCGGCGCGGGCTGGCCGGGCGAGGAGGCCTGTCTGGCGGGCCTGGGCCCGCTGGCCGAGCACGTCCCGAACCCCCGCGACCCCAAGCCCGGGCTGCGGGCCTTCCTGGCCGCCCACCCCGGCCCGGCCCTGGGCTTCCTGACCTACCCCCTGGGCCTGGACCTGCGCGGCGTTCCCTCGGCCAAGCCCAGGGCCCTGCCGCCGGGGCTCTTCCGCAAGTACGCGGCCCTGGTCTCCTGGCGGCACTCCGACGGCCGCCTGGACATCCTGGGCGCGGACCCGGGCCTGACCCGCGAACTGGCCCGGCTGGCCGCCGCTCCGCCGCCGCTCCCGGCCTGGAACCCGCCGCCCAAGGCCCCGGCAGCGGCCTCCCTGGACCGGGATGGGTACATGCGGGCCGTGGAGCAGACCCTGGAGCACATCCGCGACGGGGACGCCTACCAGTGCACCATGTCCATCCGCTTCGGCCGGGACTTCCCGGCGCGGCTCGGCCCGGACCTCCTGCTCCGGCTCTGGCTGCGGCGGCCCGCGCCGTTCATGGCCTGGTTCCGCCACGGCCCCCTGGCCCTGCTCTCGGTCTCGCCGGAGCGCTTCCTGCGCCTGGACGGCGGCCGGGCCCTGAGCCAGCCCATCAAGGGCACCGCCTCCTGCCTGGAAGACGACCCGGCGCTGGCGGCGGCCCTGCGGGCCTCGCCCAAGGAGGACGCCGAGCTGTCCATGATCGTGGACCTCATGCGCAACGACCTGTCCCAGAACTGCGCCCCGGGCTCGGTGCGCGTGGACCGGCACAAGGCCGTGTTCCGCGTGGACCGCCTGCTGCAGATGCATTCGGACGTCAGCGGCGCGCTCCGGCCCGGCCGCGACGGCGCGGACCTCCTGCTGGACGCCTTTCCGCCCGGCTCGGTCACCGGCTGCCCCAAGCGCCGCGCCCTGGAGATCATGGAGCGCCTGGAGCCCCACTGCCGGGACATCTTCTGCGGCTGCTTCGCCGTGCTGCGGGAGAACGGGGACCTGGATTCCTCGGTGGCCATCCGCACGGCCCTGCTGGACGCCCGCTCGGACCGCCTGGACTTCTTCGCGGGCAGCGGCATCGTCGTGGATTCCCGGCCGGAGCTGGAGTACGAGGAGACCGTGGCCAAGGCCGACAACTTCCTGCGCCTGGAGGACCTGTGA
- the gyrB gene encoding DNA topoisomerase (ATP-hydrolyzing) subunit B — protein MSDQTQQHNGYNADSITVLEGLSAVRKRPAMYIGSTDIRGLHHLVYEVVDNSIDEAMAGYCSRIRVTLHMDNSVTVSDNGRGIPVDMHPKEKRPAVEVVMTVLHAGGKFDNESYKVSGGLHGVGVSVVNALSEFLEVTVKRDGKLWRQKYERGKPVTGVEHVGETQSTGTMVRFRPDEEIFEVNQFEYAVLKKRMQELAYLNSGLEIEFTDERSGERESFKYEGGIRSFVADINQGQGSIHDIIHGSAEGDGVITEFAVQYNQSYKENVYTFANNIRTIEGGTHLMGFKAALTRALNTYIQKSDISKKLKEKLTGDDVREGLTAVISVKLPRPQFEGQTKTKLGNSEIAGIVAAMVYEKLSQYFEENPREAKAIIEKVVDAARAREAARKARDLVRRKGALSDNSLPGKLADCQSKNPEESEIFIVEGDSAGGSAKQGRDPRIQAILPLRGKILNVEKTRFDKMLGNKEIRALITALGVGVEEEKDFNRLRYHRVVIMTDADVDGSHIRTLLLTFFFRQYQELIDKGHLFIAQPPLYRAHRGKTERFIKDDAELQQFLLSQLGEGLSVETSGGKALKGKDMIRLLTDIRFVREKIGDAQNMGIEESLFLALLQSPHKLSFRYFEKDEAAEAAFVEDMHGRGYKTKLETETDEENQKERSFLVFENQSGHRTRLAMEFFNSKLYKKTHETYAALAQDCGAFRFQLRRPEGAIPADGLFALYDAAMAEAHKGWGIQRYKGLGEMNPEQLWDTTMDPARRSMLQVSIKDAAEADDIFKNLMGDMVEPRRQFIERNALAVRELDI, from the coding sequence ATGAGCGACCAGACCCAGCAGCACAACGGCTACAACGCGGACAGCATCACGGTCCTCGAGGGCCTTTCGGCCGTGCGCAAGCGCCCGGCCATGTACATCGGCTCCACCGACATCCGGGGTCTGCACCACCTGGTTTACGAGGTGGTGGACAACTCCATCGACGAGGCCATGGCCGGGTATTGCTCGCGCATCCGCGTGACCCTGCACATGGACAATTCCGTGACCGTCTCGGACAACGGCCGCGGCATTCCCGTGGACATGCACCCCAAGGAGAAGCGGCCCGCCGTCGAGGTGGTCATGACCGTGCTCCACGCGGGCGGCAAGTTCGACAACGAGTCCTACAAGGTCTCCGGCGGCCTCCACGGCGTGGGCGTCTCGGTGGTCAACGCCCTTTCCGAGTTCCTGGAGGTCACGGTCAAGCGCGACGGCAAGCTCTGGCGCCAGAAGTACGAACGCGGCAAGCCCGTCACCGGCGTGGAACATGTGGGCGAGACCCAGTCCACGGGCACCATGGTGCGCTTCCGGCCCGACGAGGAGATCTTCGAGGTCAACCAGTTCGAGTACGCGGTGCTCAAGAAGCGCATGCAGGAACTGGCCTACCTCAACTCCGGCCTGGAGATCGAGTTCACCGACGAGCGCAGCGGCGAGCGCGAGAGCTTCAAGTACGAGGGCGGCATCCGCTCCTTCGTGGCCGACATCAACCAGGGCCAGGGCTCGATCCACGACATCATCCACGGTTCCGCCGAGGGTGACGGCGTGATCACCGAGTTCGCGGTGCAGTACAACCAGTCCTACAAGGAAAACGTCTACACCTTCGCGAACAACATCCGCACCATCGAGGGCGGCACGCACCTCATGGGCTTCAAGGCGGCCCTGACCCGGGCGCTGAACACCTACATCCAGAAGTCGGACATCTCCAAGAAGCTCAAGGAGAAGCTCACCGGCGACGACGTGCGCGAGGGCCTCACGGCCGTGATCAGCGTGAAGCTGCCCCGGCCGCAGTTCGAGGGCCAGACCAAGACCAAGCTCGGCAACTCCGAGATCGCGGGCATCGTGGCCGCCATGGTCTACGAGAAGCTCAGCCAGTACTTCGAGGAGAACCCCCGCGAGGCCAAGGCCATCATCGAGAAGGTGGTGGACGCCGCCAGGGCCCGCGAGGCCGCCCGCAAGGCCCGCGACCTGGTGCGTCGCAAGGGCGCGCTTTCGGACAACTCCCTGCCCGGCAAGCTGGCCGACTGCCAGAGCAAGAACCCCGAGGAATCGGAAATCTTCATCGTCGAGGGCGACTCGGCCGGCGGCTCGGCCAAGCAGGGCCGCGACCCACGCATCCAGGCCATCCTGCCCCTGCGCGGCAAGATCCTGAACGTGGAGAAGACCCGCTTCGACAAGATGCTCGGCAACAAGGAGATCCGCGCGCTCATCACGGCCCTCGGCGTGGGCGTGGAGGAGGAGAAGGACTTCAACCGGCTGCGCTACCACCGCGTCGTCATCATGACCGACGCCGACGTGGACGGATCGCACATCCGCACCCTGCTGCTGACCTTCTTCTTCCGCCAGTACCAGGAGCTCATCGACAAGGGCCACCTGTTCATCGCCCAGCCGCCCCTGTACCGGGCGCACCGGGGCAAGACCGAGCGCTTCATCAAGGACGACGCCGAGCTCCAGCAGTTCCTCCTCTCCCAGCTGGGCGAGGGCCTGAGCGTGGAGACCTCCGGCGGCAAGGCCCTCAAGGGCAAGGACATGATCCGCCTGCTCACGGACATCCGCTTCGTGCGCGAGAAGATCGGCGACGCCCAGAACATGGGCATCGAGGAGAGCCTGTTCCTGGCCCTGCTGCAGAGCCCGCACAAGCTCTCCTTCCGCTACTTCGAGAAGGACGAGGCCGCCGAGGCCGCCTTCGTGGAGGACATGCACGGGCGCGGCTACAAGACGAAGCTGGAGACCGAGACCGACGAGGAGAACCAGAAGGAGCGCAGCTTCCTGGTCTTCGAGAACCAGAGCGGCCACCGCACCCGGCTGGCCATGGAGTTCTTCAACTCCAAGCTCTACAAGAAGACCCACGAGACCTACGCGGCCCTGGCCCAGGACTGCGGCGCGTTCCGCTTCCAGCTCCGCCGCCCCGAGGGGGCCATCCCGGCCGACGGGCTCTTCGCCCTCTACGACGCGGCCATGGCCGAGGCCCACAAGGGCTGGGGCATCCAGCGCTACAAGGGCCTGGGCGAAATGAACCCCGAACAGCTCTGGGACACGACCATGGACCCGGCGCGGCGCAGCATGCTCCAGGTGAGCATCAAGGACGCGGCCGAGGCCGACGACATCTTCAAGAACCTCATGGGCGACATGGTCGAACCGCGTCGCCAGTTCATCGAGCGCAACGCCCTGGCGGTGCGGGAGCTGGACATCTAG
- a CDS encoding homocysteine biosynthesis protein, translating into MSSPKVNKTIQEINERIRKGKAVVLNAGEMTALVKKIGKAKAAREVDVVTTGTFSPMCSSGLMFNIGQEPPVMKTSKVWINNVPCHAGVAAVDAYLGATEPAEDDPLNKVYPGRFAYGGGHVIEDLARGKAVHLRAEAYGTDCYPRRKLDKDVTLADLPFAQLLNPRNCYQNYNVAVNLTSRTIHTYMGPLKPNSHNANYATAGQFSPLFNDPYLRTIGLGTKIFLGGGTGWVLGAGTQHNPKPPRNERGIPLTPAGTLMVRGDLKQMRARYLRGVSIVGYGCSLAVGVGIPIPILDEDMAWFTGVADVDIQMPIKDYGYDYPNGLPRILGHVTYEELKSGEIMVNGKKTQAVPLTSLSMCQEVADELKKWIEEGKFLLTEAQETIPSF; encoded by the coding sequence ATGTCCAGTCCCAAGGTGAACAAGACGATCCAGGAGATCAACGAGCGCATCCGCAAAGGCAAGGCCGTGGTCCTCAACGCCGGCGAAATGACCGCGCTGGTGAAGAAGATCGGCAAGGCCAAGGCGGCCAGGGAAGTGGACGTGGTCACCACGGGCACCTTCTCGCCCATGTGCTCCTCCGGGCTCATGTTCAACATTGGGCAGGAACCGCCGGTGATGAAGACCTCCAAGGTCTGGATCAACAACGTTCCCTGCCACGCCGGGGTGGCCGCCGTGGACGCCTACCTGGGCGCCACCGAGCCCGCCGAGGACGATCCGCTGAACAAGGTCTATCCCGGCCGCTTCGCCTACGGCGGCGGCCACGTCATCGAGGACCTCGCGCGGGGCAAGGCCGTGCACCTGCGGGCCGAGGCCTACGGCACGGACTGCTACCCCCGCCGCAAGCTGGACAAGGACGTGACCCTGGCGGACCTGCCCTTCGCCCAGCTCCTCAACCCGCGCAACTGCTACCAGAACTACAACGTGGCCGTGAACCTCACGAGCCGCACGATCCACACCTACATGGGCCCGCTCAAGCCCAACAGCCACAACGCCAACTACGCCACGGCCGGACAGTTCTCGCCGCTGTTTAACGATCCCTATCTGCGGACCATCGGCCTGGGCACCAAGATCTTTCTCGGCGGCGGCACGGGTTGGGTCCTGGGCGCGGGCACCCAGCATAATCCCAAGCCCCCGCGCAACGAGCGGGGCATCCCCCTGACGCCCGCGGGCACGCTCATGGTCCGGGGCGACCTGAAGCAGATGCGCGCCCGCTACCTGCGCGGCGTGTCCATCGTGGGCTACGGCTGCTCCCTGGCCGTGGGCGTGGGCATCCCCATCCCGATCCTGGACGAGGACATGGCCTGGTTCACCGGCGTGGCCGACGTGGACATCCAGATGCCGATCAAGGACTACGGCTACGACTACCCCAACGGCCTGCCGCGCATCCTGGGCCACGTGACCTATGAGGAACTCAAGTCCGGCGAGATCATGGTCAACGGCAAGAAGACTCAGGCCGTGCCCCTGACGAGCCTGTCCATGTGCCAGGAAGTGGCCGACGAGCTGAAGAAGTGGATCGAGGAGGGCAAGTTCCTGCTCACCGAGGCCCAGGAGACGATCCCCAGCTTCTGA
- a CDS encoding aminodeoxychorismate/anthranilate synthase component II, with translation MRILLADNADSFTWNLEHLLAGFFRARVEVAPYPPERVRDFDLLVISPGPGHPREYPAYAPLLDSGAPVLGICLGMQILNEHFGGTTERLPGCVHGRAEPVDLGGRSLRVARYHSLHAATLGRGLEVLAADAHGLVMALAHETRPLIGFQFHPESFLTEDGGHCLALAARRLGLS, from the coding sequence ATGCGCATCCTGCTCGCCGACAACGCCGACAGCTTCACCTGGAACCTGGAGCACCTCCTGGCCGGATTCTTCCGCGCCCGGGTGGAGGTCGCGCCCTATCCGCCGGAGCGGGTCCGGGATTTCGACCTCCTGGTCATTTCGCCCGGCCCCGGCCATCCCCGCGAATACCCGGCCTACGCGCCGCTCCTGGATTCCGGCGCGCCCGTGCTGGGAATCTGCCTGGGCATGCAGATTCTCAACGAACACTTCGGCGGGACCACGGAACGACTGCCCGGCTGCGTGCACGGCCGGGCCGAGCCCGTGGACCTGGGCGGCCGGAGCCTGCGCGTGGCCCGCTACCACTCCCTGCACGCGGCGACCCTCGGCCGAGGCCTGGAGGTCCTGGCCGCCGACGCCCACGGCTTGGTCATGGCCCTGGCCCACGAAACCCGGCCGTTGATCGGGTTCCAGTTCCACCCCGAATCCTTCCTCACCGAAGACGGAGGACACTGCCTTGCCCTTGCCGCGCGCCGCCTCGGCCTGTCTTGA